One Aphidius gifuensis isolate YNYX2018 linkage group LG5, ASM1490517v1, whole genome shotgun sequence genomic region harbors:
- the LOC122857276 gene encoding tyrosine-protein phosphatase non-receptor type 4 isoform X5, with the protein MRWRWLKHLQIVDMIESVSRRALSGSSGSYHVRGAELARDRRIKTLAATVVFLDDTQHTFQLDKRAKGQVLLDLVFQHLELIEKDYFGLQYAESNSGSPSTSSNIDIMRWLDPAKTVKKQIRSGQFFFRVKFYVSDPSKLQEEYTRYQFYLQIRRDILQDRLQLPMNLACIIASYTVQSELGDYHSDEHGPGYLSKLQLLPGQTEEMEKKICELHKLHKGQLPADAEYNFLDHVKRHEMYGVELHKARDVTNREIQLGVTSNGLVVFFNNKRINVFSWSKIVKISFKRKQFFIQLRREELEVTEAMVGFNMQTYRSSKNLWKACVEHHTFFRLHSPKLRPRRFPLTLSSRFTYSGRTEFQTVEDGKHRARVERTFIRSPSKKLIHGVNQLPVPEEKGKIALAPARPPRPYDNKVQSLGSREPRPAWGEGNPSDEDEINRPHSQGGGAFSPVLGSRIISYVDDDSVIERNIYDLPDYSEPTSSPAPQIVEDGLVTIRLTPDEQGRFGFNVKGGLDLDMPILVSRVAPNTPADRCYPKLNEGDQVVYINGIDVSGMLHEHVVNLIRQSRDTGNGELCLTVRPNALYNALTGNDEISEEEPPYRYVPDAPHAAVGSDALAQSMLLLADGLASGALIAQYEQLYRKNPELASLESKKAENQNKNRYRDISPYDVTRVILMGCINSDYINANYVNMEIPGSGIINRYIATQGPLSSTVADFWQMILEAGSTLVVMLTTLVERGRTKCHQYWPNINETLTFRNLTLISTSEKTDDYFVFREFILRDINTGEERDITHMQYCGWPDHGVPSDWRQFTKFTETVRSARTGMVEPAVVHCSAGIGRTGVLVLMETALCLIEANQPVYPLDIVRSMRDQRAMMIQNASQYKFVCEAVHKAYTEGIAKPLLEFSR; encoded by the exons ATGAGATGGAGGTGGTTGAAACACCTTCAGATTGTTGATATGATTGAAAGTGTATCACGTCGAGCGCTGAGTGGCTCCAGTGGGAGCTACCACGTTCGAGGAGCCGAGCTGGCGCGAGATAGAAGAATTAAAACACTTGCAGCAACTGTTGTCTTCCTCGATGATACTCAACATACATTTCAGcttgat aaacgAGCTAAAGGACAAGTGTTGCTGGATTTAGTTTTTCAACATTTAGAACTTATTGAAAAGGATTATTTTGGTCTTCAGTATGCTGAAAGCAATAGTGGTAGTCCTTCAACATCTTCAAACATTGACATTatg cGATGGCTAGATCCAGCGAAAACAGTCAAAAAGCAAATACGAA gtggacaatttttctttcgtgttaaattttatgtttctGATCCCAGTAAACTTCAAGAAGAATATACAagatatcaattttatttacaaataagaAGAGATATTTTACAGGATAGACTTCAACTTCCAATGAATCTTGCTTGTATTATTGCAAGTTATACTGTTcaat CTGAATTGGGTGATTATCATTCTGATGAACATGGTCCAGGCTATTTATCAAAACTTCAACTTTTACCTGGACAAACTgaagaaatggaaaaaaaaatatgtgaattACACAAATTacacaa agGACAACTACCAGCAGAtgctgaatataattttttagatcaTGTAAAACGTCATGAAATGTATGGAGTGGAATTGCACAAGGCAAGG gaTGTTACTAATAGAGAAATTCAACTTGGTGTTACATCAAATGGCCtcgttgtattttttaataacaaaagaataaatgtattttcttGGTcgaaaattgttaaaatatcatttaaaagaaaacaatttttcattcaattacgGAGAGAAGag cTTGAAGTTACTGAAGCTATGGTAGGCTTCAATATGCAAACATATCGtagttcaaaaaatttatggaaaGCATGCGTTGAGCATCATACATTTTTCCGTCTTCACAGTCCAAAATTACGTCCACGACGTTTTCCATTAACACTCAGTAGTCGTTTCACGTATTCTGGACGTACAGAATTTCAAACAGTTGAAGATGGTAAACATCGTGCACGTGTTGAAAGAACATTTATACGTTcaccaagtaaaaaattaattcatggtGTTAATCAATTACCTGTACCAGAAGAAAAAGGTAAAATTGCATTAGCACCAGCTCGTCCACCACGACCATATGATAATAAAGTACAATCATTGGGATCTAGAGAACCACGACCAGCTTGGGGTGAAGGAAATCCAAGTGACGA AGATGAAATAAATCGTCCACATTCACAAGGAGGTGGAGCATTTTCACCAGTATTAGGATCACGTATAATAAGTTAcgttgatgatgattcagTTATCGAGCGTAATATTTATGATCTTCCTGATTACAGTGAACCAACAAGTTCTCCAGCTCCACAG atagtTGAGGATGGTTTAGTAACAATTCGTTTAACACCAGATGAACAAGGTCGTTTTGGTTTTAATGTGAAAGGTGGACTGGACCTTGATATGCCAATTTTGGTATCACGTGTAGCACCAAATACACCAGCTGATCGTTGTTATCCAAAGTTAAATGAAGGCGATCAAGTTGTATACATAAATGGTATTGATGTCAGTGGAATGTTACATGAAcatgttgttaatttaatacgACAATCACGTGATACAGGAAATGGTGAATTATGTTTAACAGTACGTCCAAATGCATTATACAATGCATTAACTGGTAATGATGAAATATCTGAAGAAGAACCACCATATCGTTATGTTCCTGATGCACCACATGCTGCTGTTGGTTCAGATGCACTTGCACAATCAATGTTATTACTTGCTGATGGTCTTGCAAGTGGTGCATTAATTGCACAATATGAAcaattatatagaaaaaatccTGAATTAGCATCATTAGAATCTAAAAAGGCAgaaaaccaaaataaaaatagatatcgTGATATATCACCATATGATGTAACACGTGTTATATTAATGGGTTGTATTAATAGTGATTATATTAATGCAAATTATGTTAATATGGAAATACCTGGTTCTGGTATTATAAATCGTTATATTGCAACACAAGGACCATTATCATCAACTGTTGCTGATTTTTGGCAAATGATACTTGAAGCTGGTTCAACACTTGTTGTTATGTTAACAACACTTGTTGAACGTGGTAGAACAAAATGTCATCAATATTGGccaaatattaatgaaacattaacatttagaaatttaacattaatatcaACATCAGAAAAAACAgatgattattttgtatttcgtGAATTTATATTAAGAGATATTAATACAGGTGAAGAAAGAGATATAACACATATGCAATATTGTGGATGGCCTGATCATGGTGTACCAAGTGATTGGCGacaatttactaaatttactgAAACAGTTAGATCAGCTAGAACTGGAATGGTTGAACCAGCAGTTGTACATTGTTCAGCTGGTATTGGAAGAACTGGTGTACTTGTTCTTATGGAAACAGCATTGTGTTTAATTGAAGCTAATCAACCAGTTTATCCACTTGATATTGTTAGATCTATGAGAGATCAAAGAGCAATGATGATACAAAATGCt AGTCAGTACAAGTTTGTCTGTGAAGCAGTCCATAAAGCCTACACTGAAGGCATTGCCAAACCCCTCTTGGAGTttagtagataa